The Triticum aestivum cultivar Chinese Spring chromosome 5A, IWGSC CS RefSeq v2.1, whole genome shotgun sequence genomic sequence ccacgcctcgcctcgtcacggcgcgcgtgcgccgcgggttgcgggttacgggttgcgggaatgagccgagccgaagcttatttttgccgctcaggaatgaattaattaatcagggattaattaacgagtcgctaacaTGCGACCCTTGCCGGGACCCTCGTTGCCGTGATTCGTTGACCCCTTGCCGGGAGTGGgccgactcggtcgtgggcctccgcaaggcccacgactttctaccttacggactatataagaaggctctggccagtgaagtaacctagttcggttcactaactccctctcgcgtgacctagccgtcatctactaTTTCTCAATCTGTGCTGCCTCtggcgatcccatcccgacgaccgcgtgcacggctggtcgggagagcaggtgcctccggaaccctgtagtttgagatcctgcccgggagaacggcaataaggtttttggggagcgtctcgacgcgactgctcccgatccgtccccaactatgttcgcctctgcttccactacttcctctgcatcgacaccatggccgacgccgccgccgctaagaagaaggccacggacgacgccgaggctgctgctgcagccgccgcgttggcctggccaaccggagggtatgatctgttcatccctcgtttactcatacttatgctagccgtatatgtgctgctcatagaaggttcgattctatgttgtgtacgtgctagtatgcttaggtattgctatgagatgcataccttttatgccatgcttactgcttactcgtggataagtctaatcggaaaagtgctaatattttcaACAGTAGTTACAACAGAATATCTCATGCGCCTACCTATCCTTGAGAAGTACTCAACCTCCTGTACGTATTCTGTACGTGACACATACGGGACACAATCATGTGTTTAACAGAGTGTTCATTCAAAACATGCATTTGTACTTTTCTGTTGGACTTACGGGAAAAAAGAGCCACTGTCGACCTATCAATTAATTAAATTAAAGCACAACGTAGATTTGTCGTTAGTTGCTCGTCACTGATTTAGATCATGGTATTCACTACATATTTAATTCATGGCCACAATTTGTTAGTATTTGTTTTCTATAGGCCTCCCACTCCCATAGGGGGAGCTGAATTCAACAAACCACAAGCTAGCCTGTCCTTAATTATCAGGTTCAACAAACCACTTGACTTTTGTTTGGTAAAACAACTTGTGATTCGCAAACAAGAAATAATGCGATGTTCTTTAAAACTTAATGATTGAGATGTGATTGCTAAAATAACTGGCAAGTGGTAATCCTAGACCATTTTACCGTGTTGTCGAACGAGTCAAGTCGTTGTGTACGTATGCAAATGATAAACTAACTTGGTTTCCATCCATGAATAGTTGAAGTGGTACATTGACTTCCAGCTGCCTTAAGTACTTGCCATCTCGACACAACATTACTGTGAAGCTATCTTCATCTTTCGACTACCCGGTGCTATTGTAAAAGGTGTGTTACTTTCTTCAAAGTTTATGCTTAATAACGAGCTCTCTTTCCTTCAGTTGATTGATTTTTTTACtgtcttttctgtttttttttacagAAATTTCTTCCATTGATCTTAAATATGGTGTGGTTCGGTTTAATGATTTCCCCTTAATAATAAGTGCCTATTCATTTAATTGTCATCGTTATTGTTCACATGACATCATTGTACTATTCTTCTTTTCCCGTAGTAATAACTAATACCAAAAGATAGATGTCAATCAGTACATCAAACAACTAGTTCATCACAGGCACAGATGGACGAACGCCTCCTGAAAGCAGCGACTGATGGTGATTCCACGTCCATGAAGCACTATGCTTGTCGTAATCCAGGCATCCTTCTCGGAAAGACTTTGCGGATGAACACTTGCCTTCACATATCCTTCATCCATGGTCACCAGAGATTCTCCGCGGATGTGGTGGCACTGGAGGAGTCTCTCCTCACCGCTGTAAACTTAGATTGGGAGACGCCACTTCTTGCGGCGGTGAGAAATGGTCACGTCTCTTTGGCTTCTTTTTTACTCGGAAGCTGCCATCAGCTAGGAATGGGGCAAGCAATCTTAAAGCAAGACAAATATGGATTTAACGCACTACACCATGCCATTCGCAATGGCCATGAGGAGCTTGCGCTGGAGTTGATTACAGCAGAGCCTTCTCTGTCGCGAGCTGTGAGCGAATGCAACGAGTCACCCATGTTCTTCGCCTTGACAAGGAATTTTACGCGTGTGTATGAGCAGCTAGTTCAAGATCCTCTTTCTTCTTATACGGGAGGACTACACGATCGCAATTGCCTACATGCCGCAGTCAGAAATGGGAATCCAGGTGAGGCTTAATTAATACGTGGAGTGCAAATTACAGTCACTAAACATCAACTTAATTGTTGCAATATCGTTTCACCATGTTAACAATCATTTCTTGATAATTTGTCTTCAGAAATGGCAAAGCATATTCTGAGAAACTATCCTGGACTAATGATCACTGAAGACATCAATAAAGTTACTCCAACAAGACATGCTGTACTTTTTGACAAGATTGACATGTTACGAGTAATACTGTTACATGATCCAACCAAAGGATACGAAATAAACAGTATGGGTGATCCTCTCCTTGCTGCTGCCGCATATCGAGGTCGAATTAATGCTGCTCGAGAGCTTCTGAAACACTGTCCTGATGCTCCTTATCGCCAAGAAAATGGTGGGACATTGCTTCATAGAGCTGTATGGGATAACCAAATAAAGTTCGTTAAATTTGTCCTGACGACACCGCTACTTCGCAAACTCATCAACATGCAAGACAAGACTGGAAAAACCGCTCTACATTATGCAGTCCGGAAGTGTGATCCGGAACTAGTTAGTATTTTACTATCTCACGAGGATATAGATGCGACAGTGCTTGACAACATCGGTGTTTCAGCGGCTTGGGAACTGAAGTACATCATGGAGAATGCCAAGACTTTAAACTGGGTACGCACATATATTAGACCTATGTTTTCAAGTCTAGTTAACCATTCATTGTTCAAATAAAACTGTTGGCTTAAATACACATATACATATCGATACTTGACATTTCATGGCTCTGAAATTTATTTATGTATATGTTCTTTAA encodes the following:
- the LOC123108580 gene encoding ankyrin repeat-containing protein At2g01680-like, with amino-acid sequence MDERLLKAATDGDSTSMKHYACRNPGILLGKTLRMNTCLHISFIHGHQRFSADVVALEESLLTAVNLDWETPLLAAVRNGHVSLASFLLGSCHQLGMGQAILKQDKYGFNALHHAIRNGHEELALELITAEPSLSRAVSECNESPMFFALTRNFTRVYEQLVQDPLSSYTGGLHDRNCLHAAVRNGNPEMAKHILRNYPGLMITEDINKVTPTRHAVLFDKIDMLRVILLHDPTKGYEINSMGDPLLAAAAYRGRINAARELLKHCPDAPYRQENGGTLLHRAVWDNQIKFVKFVLTTPLLRKLINMQDKTGKTALHYAVRKCDPELVSILLSHEDIDATVLDNIGVSAAWELKYIMENAKTLNWNEVLMLMLKADAQNATSLYNLHGKAKQQAIDAGRKDAKSLTKTYTTNISLVAILITTITFAAAFTLPGGYSSVDGSEGLPIMSQKVAFQAFLISDTLAMCSSFAVAFICVIARWEDYEFLIYYTSFTKKLMWFAYVATTTAFSTGLYTVLASRLHWLATAISVLVALLPILTKLLGEWPILKLRFRLGKTFNSDLLDMV